caattatttcaaAAGTCTTCATCAagacatatttaataaagagatAATACATGCCCGTTGCGCCTTCATGTATACGATCTTCTATGAAAGCTCGCATAACAGAAACTCCAGTTCCTAAACGAAtctaatttgtaaatttaaattattgaaagttTCGAAATTTGAAGAGAAATTACGGACCTGGTCCAATGAAAATAACGGGGGTAGATACTGAAATGGGTAATCGCATAGTTCCTCGTGTAACTACAACAGGAATTTCGCATGCTCCTATATtaataaatccataaaaaagttattatttgcCATTTGATAATGCATAAAGACAGAAATTGTCTCACCTGGTCTTAGTCCAGACATCCATTTTGTACATACACCTCTGCGGGGTTTTTGTAATCTAGTTTTATATTGAACTATTGCTACAGTTAAATGAATTTGACTTGGATGAActtttgaagatgatgatattgaGTATTGTCTTGGCTTTAATTCCGGAAACATATCAGGTATATATTCTAATGGAATTTTAGCTGATGGAAAATCCTGCAGAACCTCTACTATCATACGCCTAACACGTTGATTATACGTATATAGATCATCctaaatgattttcaaatacattatattgagttgtaataaaaaatgttgaaatgAAATCACGAACTTGACCCTCAGCAGAACAAAACTCTTTTAGTTTTTCTGCATGATCCTCATTTGTAGTAAAAAATGAtaagaattcaaaaaaagatcGACGTGGGGTACTAAAAATGTCCAAGTAATTTTCAAACATTTTCCTTAGTGTAAGTACTGAATCCCAATGTGCAGGCACTTTTCGATCTACATGatatattgttattgttaACAGATATAAAATGTAGACAAAAAtgtcattatttatttctaacaGTACAATTTACCTTCATATTTAGAAACAAGTTTAAATGCTTTATCTGCAATTTCTTCCCAATCCATCATCTTAATAAATTCATCTACTTCTTCAGGTATATTTTTCGGACGAACGACTAAAACATCACCAGGTTCGTATCTATAAGTCgatcatatattattaatatgtttatCTGTGAAAATATTAGTCAATCTACGCGTAACTTACTTAAAATCagaagaatttatattaaattctatatgaCGAACATCTTGATAATGGTCATGTGCGGTGATACGCTCATTTTTAACTAAACGCGCGTAAATTTTATCATGGTTCGCAATGTTCTCACTATCTAGATCGACAAATTCAATGTGAAAACTTGCTGGTGTAAAGAATTAGTAGACAATCAAGGACTAATATATTAGTGATTTACATGCATAAGAGTCTAGGAAACTGAAATGAAGGATATAAAACATCTGTGTGCAAAACATCGAGGCCGGATGGTAATGGATACATTTCCATTAAAACTTTCCACAATCCTTCTAGCCAAGGATCAAGTGTTCCATCTATACTgcaatcatattatttttttgcaatgcAAACCcacatatataaaatgaaaaaaaagaggacAAAACGCACGGAAGAAcggaaaagaaaattatttttgtacaaatagaaattaattGTGACGTTTATTAAggatatattgattatttcgTGATAAATCTGAAATTTGCAGTTTAAAACTAACCCAAGATAATGTTGATCATCTCCGTCTCCACGCGGGTATATACTTTGAGCACCTAACTGTAAAAGACGTTTATAAAGCTTTTTGGAGGGCCAGTTGTACCTTATGAAACAGAAACCGTCATTGATTGATCAACGCGTTAAATGACGCCCATTGGCCATATGTTTAACGTACCTTATATATGAGGAATCACCAAGACCAAAGACTGTGAATTTCATTTGATTCAAAATGTCTCTTGGCAAATTTTTtctcaataaaaatttccagAATTTCtacataattatacaaaattcaacataatattttatttcatagtaattaaaataaaatgctATATGCTACTGATGTTCTAGTATCAAATTCAGAACATACTTTCATATTATCTGGCTCATCACCTTGTCCAGTCGTTGAGCAAaagaaaattactaaattttcattaattaaattttcctAATAAAGTACAATAATCGATTAATTTCAATCAATAACAAAAAAGGCTTCGCTATCTCAAGTAGTAAAAATTTACCCTGTCATATTCGTCCATCGAGTATAACCTGACTGCGAAATGACGTCTCCTTGCTTGCCTTGATATCCTCTCAGCAACATCTTGGGCACATCCAGTTTGGCTGCCGTAAAGAATAAGCATTTGGCGTTTAGAAACGCTGGGAGGCTGATCAGAAATGGTTAATTTTTCTAGTGATAATTCTTCAGGACTggacatttttaataaacggCTATAAACAGTTATGAAATCGTAAAAATCAtgaatttatgatttatataattcgtGCCTGTATCACGTGATTGATGTGACATCATATTATCACatcaaaatttcttcaatataaaaaatttttattttaaattttattctttctcTCACATCCTTGTGAACTTGAGGGTATGTATGgtttttattatcaaacatCCATTGAAACTATATATCAGATGATAGagagaatttattttaagtaataacgTCATTAAGTAATAcgaattatgaattttatccTAGAACagttcaatttattaaaaattcaaccgtaattttttttaaaaaaaaaaatatttatactaaatgatgttaaaataaattaatagagAAAATGAAGCACAATAATCGAATTCCGAACGTTCATTATCACAAGGATTGGCAGTTGCATGTTAAGACTTGGTTCGATCAGCCTGGACgaaaaaagagaagaagaCTCAATCGTATCAATAAGGCCGCTCGAATTGCTCCACGCCCTGTCGAACTTTTGAGACCAGCAGTAAGATGCCCCAcacttaaatataatactaaattaagaGCTGGTCGTGGATTCACTCTTGATGAGCTCAAGGTCGGATCGattacttatttaatattaaaatcagaaatttGTCATTTGATCTTGAACAAATCGTTATATCGGAAGGATTTTGAGCATTGTGAAATGAAAGGAGAgcggaaaattttattactaatatggCAAAATCGTAAAATGTTagtcaattaattaatttattgttgtACCAACAGGAAGCTGGAATTCGTCGTAAAGAAGCACTTACTATTGGTATTCCTGTTGACCACCGACGCAAAAATCGATCAGTTGAATCTCTTCAACTTAATGTTCAACGTTTGAAGACATATAAGAGCAAACTCATTATCTTCCctaaaaatgccaaaaaacCAAAGAAGGCTGATTCAGCGGTATTGttctaattattttgttaaaaaataaatcaattacaCGGTTTAACATTTTTCTTGTTTTAGCCGGCTGAAACAGCCAATGCAACTCAACAAAAGGGCGCGGTCTTACCAATTAAACAAACATGGACGAGAGAAAAGGCTCGACCTATTACTGATGAAGAAAAGGCTGTTAGCGCATATGCTGTTTTGCGTAAAGCTCGCTCTGACGCCCGTCTTGTTGGTGTACGTGAAGTCCGTCGTAAGGCCAAGGAAGAGGAAGAAGCTACtaagaagaaataaaattaaaacgatttaattaaaatgtcATTAGTTTTAGTTTGATTAACatgttaatgaaaaaatgtaagTGATGACGGAGTTAGAGTAACATTTAAGAAGTCTCACTGAAGCGCTTAttcaacatatatatatataaaatttaattttttttaaaaaaaaaagttatataatttattaaattgtaaagtttataatatatttatttatttatattgcaTCTAAAAtggttataaattattttttaatatccaTCTTATCCatcacaatttttatattctttctaTGAATAGACGGAATATTTTGACCCACTGTTTGAACTCTGCCCATTTGTTATATCTTCTCTGATTTTCCAAACATTTCTGACTTTTCCTAATCCAAAACATTTTTCATATACATGATTTTGCACGATTTCAGTAAGTATCCAAATATTTGCCGCAAAGAAAACAATACTTGCTAACCATATGTTAAAGAATGTGTTCTCCCCTAGGAATTCAAGATTATAAGCTTGATAAAGCCAAAGTGcctattatatgtaaaaaaatcacttttatttacttatttattttttttttaaaaaaaaaatttttatagataccTGGCCAACTATCCATGTGAGTAACATAAATAAccctttataaaaaaatctgattgTCGTGGATTGAATTATGAGTGGAAATAGACATATATACCACATAAAATactaattcaaataaatggattaattgtaatttcataataataaacgtttcatatattaattcaTGGATAATTTACCTGTGAAGTACAAACTTTGTTATAAATCACAAATGCAAAAGTTTGAACGAAACATgcaaaaaatatatctttgCCAAATACGATTCCCAACAGTGTTACGATACTTATCTGGGGCAAAAATGCCAATAAAGCCATTATAGAACTTTTGGAAGCATCAAAGGTAagataaatatagtaaaaccAGAGGGAAAAGTTGTGGCGATGATCTTTACGTGTTACGTGGTAAAGATAAGTTTCGTTGACAAATTCTAGtgaatatctaaatatttaaaaaggaTAGCTAATTTATTCAATGATTAGTTACAAACTTACACGCAATAAGGATTTATATTTACTCTCATCGATAAAGGAACTTACAGGTAATACATGATTCCATTTAACAGGAAAAACACACCACCACTTATCAAAGCAAATCTAATCCTTGTTGGACTCACAAATCTGACCAGTTTTCCAGTCCAATACTTTAAAGAATTTCTATCATGTTCCTTCTCCTTGCCCTTCCTTCGTAAACCCCAATAATCTTCATCATCCAATAAGACCAATAACGGTATAGCGTAAATAATaggataaattttaaaatggacagatattccatataatatgcttgctgcaaagaattttttcacAAGCACCCAATACAAGGTCAAGAGTATCATAGCTCCAAGTAATGATTCCGCGTTTCCACGCGTTGAAATGTTTGCAACTACGGGATTCAAAAGCCACATCGCGGAATAATTAACAGCCTTTTGATCATGTAATCCTCGTAAACACAAAATTCTATGTATCAATATCCCAACTACAATATCAGCAATAACAAACAAGAATTTGCCAAATGATTTGTGAATATAGATGTTCGGTGTTAATAAAAACGCAAGAAGAGGCGTATATCGATATGTCGCGCGCTTATATGGGCTTTCTCCCTTAGTGACAAAACACGCTGCGTCGGAAAAAACCTTATAATCTATATCAGTATATTTTACTTGCATATGCGCGTCTTGCCATTCGCCATAAATCAACATTCCTAAACGAATAAGTAAGGACAATAAACACAAGGTAGTAAAACTAAGCCTCGGTAGGTGCATTGTGATAGCTGTTAGAAGAATTATTATGAggagagtaaaaaaaaatctcattttcCCACGCTTTAATTAACTCGTGTAACTTCATCTGAGATCCACATTGCATAAAGTTAAACACATTTTTTACTAGGAGAATAGCTTTGTCGTcgataatatctttttttttgattcattatGGACAGACTTGATGAAGAAAGTGCAGATCTAGATTTTCTTGAGGAAAATCTGAAAAATACTGAAGCTCTGACAGAGAAAATGGTCTGTCTTCTaataggttttttttaaaattaaaatttatcaatttctgtgcttaaaattttattacatatgtagtttaaaaaattaataattattttgactATTACTCCTCTTATAGACTAGTATGCttaatatatttgatgatCGATTGGTGAGATTAGAGGCTTCAATTCTGCCAATTCACAAATCGACACTGACTTTAACCAAGTTGGCGGAGAGTATCCTTTtaaccttttattttaatctaattaataaGGTTTAGGCGTATAATGTTCCTATATCAACCATTTTTTCTTAGATATTGATAGGACTCGTAATGGAGTTTTGGAGATTATTGGATATTTTGATTTGGTAGAAAGAGAagaaatgatgataaaaagaGGGTTggtttaaattctttaattctcATAACATTCTCTAACTCGGTTTTTTTCTAAATGAGATTCATTTAATTAGTCcaaatgaaaatgatttggaatcatatttaaattctattggaaaatgtaaaaaagCAATAGAAGTTTTGAGTGGAATGAGATTAAAGAGTAGTGAAAAAGTCATTGGGCAGTTGGTATGAAATAAcgaatgaattaaaattaaatgtttattcTGCAATGctgaaattattcaaattatagaAACAACTCTTAAAGGCTGCCATATTAAAATTGGAAGACCTTTTTCGTTCATGGTTGACAAATAGATCTAATTCAATCGAACCACTTTCttatataacaaaaagtaaaaaattctattaaaatataattttaaattattcaagtattatttacataatttgaaTCTTTATTCTCAGATCTTGATATACCCGGAATTCCACAAGGGCCTTTACAAAACCTTGCAACATTATCTTCATATCTTTCATCTTTTGGTCCAGAAATTGGATACAATAGTGATTTTGTAAAAGTTTATATTGAAGTACGTTCAACATATCttacaaaatcattaaaaacatTAGCGCAGGGTTCTATTAGTACTGCAGAAAAAAGAAGTACTCCAGTATATGAGAAAGGAACTTGTGGGTTTAACTCATATACGGATGccattttaaaaatgtttaaggtattttttaagcatcaaatttattgtttattttttactttattttaatacttagTAAATTGATTAGACAGAATATGAAATAGCAGAGAAAATTCTTCCTTCAGAAAGTGTTATGCCCGGATACAGAGACACAATACAAATTCCACTAGATAATTATGTTGAAACTGGCAGAACATTGACTaatcgtataaaaaaaaatatgcaaacaGATGTATTTTTGGCTTTTGATATGATGGAATCATTGAATAAAAATGTTGGTTCTTTCGAAGAAGTGTTTAGAGTATGTGAGAAATTTTCTACTTTTCTTTCACTTTTgatcttttgaatttttatcaatgtttattattaatatttaactcTAATTAAGCTTGCAGGGAAAAAAGATTCAGCTTATAACGAACTCTTATATTCATTAAGAGCAGTTGCACTTTGTTCATTCCCAGAGTTTATAGACGAAATTAAAgtaaagcttttttttaaaatttttttttttaaaaaaaaatgttgatttatttatcaaatatttacattattatcagAATAATCGTGCAAAGACGATGAATATTCCAAGCGATGGTACTATTCATGAATTAACAATAACAGtatgttattattttacgAAATAAGTTGTTGTAAAAAGATGAACTTGCTAAGGagacatttaaaaaaaaaaattattatttttttagacttTACAACACCTAAAGCGGTTAACTGATTATCAAGAAACAGTTGAGACAATGCTATTGACTTTAGGAGACGGTAATTGGAATTCTTCAGAGAAAGACGCTAATTTTTCACGAGACAAAACAGGACGTGGTGTATCTGGAAATGTTGTTATTCAACACTATTTTggtattatcattaatattagtGTATATGATTgtatatatgttttattaatgattttttaacttattctCACCAAAATTATTTAGCTGATGTTTTAGAAAGTTTGTCTAACACACTAGATTCCAGATCAAAGTCATATAAAAAGACTGCGCTGACGTGTATTTTCCTATTAAATAACTATCATCATATTTTGAAAAGTGTAAGGTCCCAATTTTACTCTGTTTTAGATCCAGATATTGAACGTAAATATGAGAAAATggtcaaaaaatataatgatggCTATCAAGACACGTATGTTAttcaatgatttttatatttaatgaacTTGAAAGCTAATTACTACTTCTTTGATCTTTAGATGGAAGCCATGTTTTTCAAATCTTATGGACACTACATGGGTTCGAGGTGGTTCCGCACTAAAGGCTTTAGGATCAAACGAAAAATCaattgttaaagaaaaattcaaggtAATAAGATTATATCTGTTtatacgttttttttaaaaaaaagtgatcgatcaaa
The Rhizophagus irregularis chromosome 19, complete sequence DNA segment above includes these coding regions:
- a CDS encoding 60S ribosomal protein eL13, with the protein product MKHNNRIPNVHYHKDWQLHVKTWFDQPGRKKRRRLNRINKAARIAPRPVELLRPAVRCPTLKYNTKLRAGRGFTLDELKEAGIRRKEALTIGIPVDHRRKNRSVESLQLNVQRLKTYKSKLIIFPKNAKKPKKADSAPAETANATQQKGAVLPIKQTWTREKARPITDEEKAVSAYAVLRKARSDARLVGVREVRRKAKEEEEATKKK